The Myxococcales bacterium region ACTCAGCCCTTCTTCCGCTCGGTTTGCTTTGGTCGGTCCTGCCTGGGCGCGCACGCCCCGCGCCGAGGCCGAGGCGCGTCGCGCACGGACCCGATCGGCCTCGTCACGGCGCCTGCGCTGGTTGGGCATGACCGACCAAACCAAACCGCCCCTCTTTCAGTCCGGCCTTCCCCATCATCGGCTCATCGTCTTTCACGCCGCCGTCGAGCTCCTCCGCGAAGTGCGCGGCGCCAACATCGCAGATGCGAAGCTGCGCGACGAGGCGAGGGGCGCGGGCGACGGCGGGGGTGGCGCGGCGGGGCGCGTGCGCGCGGCCAAAGGCGCGTGCCTCAACATCGCCGAGGCCGCCGGGCGCGTAAGCCGCGCCGACAAGGCGCGCGTTTTTGGCATCGCACGCGGCGAGGCCACGGAGGCCGTCGCCGCCGTCGAGATCGCCGCCCACGCAGGCGACGCCTCGCCAGAGGCCGCCGAGCGCGTCGTCCGCGT contains the following coding sequences:
- a CDS encoding four helix bundle protein, whose translation is MTDQTKPPLFQSGLPHHRLIVFHAAVELLREVRGANIADAKLRDEARGAGDGGGGAAGRVRAAKGACLNIAEAAGRVSRADKARVFGIARGEATEAVAAVEIAAHAGDASPEAAERVVRVGTAVVAMLGGLAR